One window of the Amia ocellicauda isolate fAmiCal2 chromosome 18, fAmiCal2.hap1, whole genome shotgun sequence genome contains the following:
- the LOC136714113 gene encoding E3 ubiquitin-protein ligase RNF186-like, whose amino-acid sequence MQTQTLDVPPPDPQAAECPVCLCVFEQVGWRQPKQLCCGHSFCGLCLSVLLGGAGLCCPLCRRVCPVPGGIIALLPDPPGLLEQRERWIEGVGQEDTERGIEGVEGEREDGGERGTEGGGDRGEEAVADGNTLASRRLLLLLFLFLLLILLLLLAGLPPPALPALAALALLSALVILLLLLHTLRHCQADTQPSTQLDTLP is encoded by the coding sequence ATGCAGACACAGACATTAGATGTGCCCCCCCCAGACCCCCAGGCAGCAGAGTgccctgtgtgcctgtgtgtgttcgAGCAGGTGGGCTGGCGGCAGCCCAAGCAGCTGTGCTGTGGACACTCCTTCTGTGGGCTGTGCCTGAGTGTGCTCCTGGGGGGCGCAGGGTTGTGCTGCCCTCTGTGCCGCAGGGTCTGCCCTGTTCCAGGGGGCATCATTGCCCTGCTGCCCGACCCCCCTGGACTCcttgagcagagagagagatggatagaAGGAGTTGGGCAGGAAGATACTgagagagggatagagggagtagaaggagagagagaggatggtgGGGAGCGAGGAACAGAGGGAGGAGGGGATAGAGGGGAGGAAGCAGTGGCTGATGGGAACACGCTTGCATCTcgcaggctgctgctgctgctgttcctCTTCCTACTGCtcatactgctgctgctgcttgccGGCTTGCCCCccccagcactgccagccctggccgCCCTGGCCCTGCTCAGTGCCCTCgtcatcctgctgctgctgctgcacacaTTGCGGCACTGCCAGGCGGACACACAGCCTAGCACACAGCTGGACACACTCCCATAG